One genomic window of Methanosarcina acetivorans C2A includes the following:
- a CDS encoding DUF2683 family protein, producing MVNMAQAIINIDDHTKKILDIIKTRYDLKDESAAIELMATQYEEEILEPELRPEFVEKMQNIMKEEPIDIGTIEDLRARYGH from the coding sequence ATGGTAAATATGGCTCAAGCGATAATAAATATTGATGATCATACTAAAAAAATTTTGGATATTATTAAAACCAGGTATGATTTAAAGGATGAGAGCGCAGCTATTGAGCTAATGGCTACTCAGTACGAAGAAGAGATATTGGAACCTGAGCTAAGACCTGAATTCGTGGAGAAAATGCAGAATATAATGAAGGAAGAGCCCATAGATATCGGGACTATTGAAGATCTAAGAGCCAGATATGGGCACTGA
- a CDS encoding IS1 family transposase (programmed frameshift), with translation MNCPRCESSNHTKNGIVCGRQRYKCHDCGYNYSVELKSTASSPLVKRQALQLYLEGLGFRSIGRFLGVSHVSVQKWIKKFGQEIEDLKSENEISIVELDEMHTYIGNKKYCWIWIAVDRVGKKFINCSLGSRGTKTGQLLWEKLKKKEIGEVMTDHWRAYAEFIPETIHTQSKAETYTVEGYNGILRHFLARLRRKTKCYTKSLEMLKYSVLLLMKNRNKELPIFN, from the exons ATGAATTGCCCAAGATGCGAAAGTTCCAATCACACAAAAAACGGTATAGTTTGTGGACGTCAACGCTACAAATGCCACGATTGTGGATATAACTATTCAGTCGAGCTAAAATCAACTGCTAGTTCTCCTTTAGTTAAGAGACAGGCTTTGCAACTTTATCTTGAGGGATTAGGATTTCGCTCAATAGGACGATTTTTAGGGGTAAGTCATGTTTCTGTCCAAAAATGGATAAAGAAATTTGGTCAGGAGATAGAGGACCTAAAAAGCGAAAATGAGATATCTATTGTTGAACTGGATGAGATGCACACTTACATCGGTAAC AAAAAATATTGCTGGATCTGGATTGCTGTTGATAGAGTTGGGAAAAAGTTCATCAACTGCTCTTTGGGTAGCAGAGGAACGAAAACTGGACAACTACTCTGGGAAAAATTAAAGAAGAAAGAGATTGGAGAAGTGATGACTGATCACTGGAGGGCATATGCAGAGTTTATTCCTGAAACGATTCATACTCAATCCAAAGCAGAAACGTATACAGTTGAAGGATATAACGGCATATTAAGACACTTTCTGGCAAGGTTGAGACGAAAGACAAAGTGTTATACGAAGAGTCTTGAAATGCTAAAGTACTCTGTTCTTCTATTGATGAAAAACAGAAATAAAGAGTTACCTATATTTAATTAA
- the mtaA gene encoding methylcobamide:CoM methyltransferase MtaA → MEKPNFRTEILRTLEGETPSQIPVGTFTTAPVLELMDMSGAARPEADRQPEKMALLAFSQYVNASFETLRYPFDMVVLGEALGCRVDPGTKAKTPAVLNGPMELSPVVPKLPEDLLERGRIPAVLKATEILREKAGSNLPLIVGMEGPADLAASLCGITRFLKWTIKRPHIVTRLIDLCSDACIMYARECLKSGADIIVIADAVSSPDMISPDAFRTLIKPGMARVPKALGGGKSVLHICGAADPIIADMAECGFDGLSLEEGVKNLRIAVETAHESGVAVIGSVSTSRTLFRGSPEDVKKEAFTCMESGVDILAPGCGIAPETPLRNLKALVEARNELCGKTR, encoded by the coding sequence ATGGAAAAACCGAACTTCAGGACAGAAATTCTCAGAACCCTCGAAGGAGAAACTCCCTCTCAGATACCGGTCGGCACTTTCACAACCGCGCCGGTACTAGAACTCATGGATATGAGCGGAGCAGCCAGACCCGAAGCTGACCGCCAGCCTGAAAAAATGGCACTACTTGCTTTTTCCCAGTATGTAAATGCCTCTTTTGAAACCCTCAGGTATCCATTTGATATGGTGGTGCTCGGGGAAGCCCTGGGCTGCAGAGTTGATCCGGGTACGAAAGCAAAGACTCCTGCTGTGCTGAATGGTCCAATGGAACTTTCGCCTGTAGTCCCCAAACTCCCTGAAGACCTCCTTGAAAGGGGCAGAATCCCCGCTGTCCTGAAAGCAACGGAAATCCTCCGGGAAAAAGCCGGCTCAAACCTACCTTTAATTGTGGGAATGGAAGGCCCGGCTGACCTTGCTGCTTCCCTCTGCGGAATTACCCGTTTCCTTAAATGGACAATCAAAAGGCCACACATTGTAACAAGGCTGATCGATCTCTGTAGCGATGCCTGCATAATGTATGCCAGGGAATGCCTGAAAAGTGGGGCTGACATTATTGTTATTGCAGATGCGGTTTCTTCTCCGGATATGATTTCCCCGGATGCTTTTCGGACCCTGATAAAACCCGGCATGGCAAGGGTTCCGAAAGCCCTGGGGGGAGGCAAAAGCGTGCTCCACATCTGCGGAGCTGCCGATCCGATTATCGCAGATATGGCAGAATGCGGGTTTGACGGGCTCAGCCTTGAAGAAGGTGTAAAAAACCTCAGAATAGCTGTGGAAACGGCTCACGAATCCGGGGTCGCGGTAATAGGCAGCGTGTCAACCTCCAGGACCCTTTTTAGGGGCAGCCCCGAAGATGTGAAAAAGGAGGCTTTCACATGTATGGAAAGCGGAGTGGATATCCTTGCTCCGGGCTGCGGTATTGCGCCTGAAACTCCCCTCCGAAATTTGAAAGCCCTGGTGGAAGCAAGGAATGAGTTATGTGGGAAAACAAGGTAA
- a CDS encoding methyltransferase domain-containing protein, producing the protein MVNAIEETNVLGTFFDNHIDFYGNSDSTNKYGSTDAFFIEFIKKNTRKSVLDIGCSTGRFISWLNYFGLDMEITALDPSKKALDGINFQNVIKIQGHLPYRIPGNSKYSYIHIQDVLHHVTGNSVNESKKMVVDSLIHMRNILTDDGFILLGDLFYESYIFPTFTRNTIKTMLDFQNKCNIKIPFKEFINGLDVCFYTRDEFRSMIQECNLEIIDYREWYWGNKKFKKQILLIKRWGYMCFIIKKRA; encoded by the coding sequence ATGGTAAATGCTATTGAAGAAACAAACGTACTTGGAACTTTTTTTGATAATCATATAGATTTTTATGGCAACTCAGATTCTACGAATAAATATGGATCTACAGATGCTTTTTTTATTGAGTTTATAAAAAAAAACACAAGAAAATCTGTTTTGGATATTGGATGTAGTACTGGACGTTTTATTAGTTGGCTGAATTATTTTGGTTTAGACATGGAAATTACAGCTTTAGATCCTTCAAAAAAAGCATTAGATGGGATAAATTTCCAAAATGTAATTAAAATTCAAGGACATTTACCTTATAGAATTCCTGGAAATTCGAAATATTCATATATTCATATTCAAGACGTCTTGCACCATGTGACTGGTAATTCTGTAAATGAATCTAAAAAAATGGTAGTAGATTCGTTAATACATATGAGAAATATTTTGACTGATGACGGGTTCATATTGCTGGGAGACCTTTTTTATGAAAGCTACATATTTCCAACTTTTACTAGAAACACCATTAAAACAATGTTAGACTTTCAAAACAAATGTAATATAAAGATTCCTTTTAAAGAATTTATTAATGGGTTAGACGTTTGTTTTTATACAAGAGACGAATTTAGGAGCATGATTCAAGAATGTAACTTAGAAATTATAGATTATCGTGAATGGTATTGGGGTAACAAAAAATTTAAAAAACAAATTTTGCTGATAAAGAGATGGGGGTATATGTGCTTTATAATTAAAAAACGTGCTTAA
- a CDS encoding uroporphyrinogen decarboxylase family protein, with amino-acid sequence MCSVSTSMTLFRGGPEDVEKEAFPCMESGVDILAPGCGLAPETPLKNLKALVEARNEFCRRR; translated from the coding sequence ATATGCAGCGTATCAACCTCCATGACCCTTTTCAGGGGAGGGCCTGAAGACGTTGAAAAGGAAGCTTTTCCCTGCATGGAAAGCGGAGTGGATATTCTTGCTCCGGGCTGCGGGCTTGCTCCAGAAACCCCTCTGAAAAACCTGAAAGCCCTTGTGGAAGCGAGAAACGAATTTTGCAGGAGAAGGTGA
- a CDS encoding flavodoxin family protein, which yields MINDIKILGVGGSPRKNGNTDVLLDSFLKGAESAGVETKKVLLRDYSIEPCIGCERCRKTGTCTRFHDGMSLLYPEIEAAKGLTLGSPTYNYNVTALMKAFIDRLYPYYNFTNVRPRRYSSKLAGQGRKAIVFSVCEQLEIEEMGFTLGALGMPLEALGYEIVEKFPVTGYFDRGAVSRDEELLRKTFEAGKKMAEALH from the coding sequence ATGATTAACGATATAAAAATTCTTGGAGTTGGAGGAAGCCCCCGGAAAAATGGAAATACCGACGTGCTGCTTGACAGTTTTTTGAAAGGAGCGGAATCGGCAGGTGTCGAAACGAAAAAAGTCCTTTTAAGGGATTATTCGATCGAGCCCTGTATCGGCTGCGAAAGGTGTCGGAAAACCGGGACCTGCACCAGGTTCCATGATGGAATGAGCCTGCTTTATCCCGAGATCGAGGCTGCAAAAGGGCTTACCCTCGGTTCTCCCACCTACAACTACAATGTAACTGCCCTGATGAAGGCCTTCATCGACAGGCTCTACCCTTACTACAATTTCACGAACGTCCGCCCCAGGCGCTATTCGAGCAAACTTGCCGGGCAGGGGAGAAAAGCGATTGTTTTTTCGGTCTGCGAGCAGCTGGAAATCGAAGAAATGGGTTTTACACTCGGAGCGCTAGGGATGCCTCTTGAAGCCCTGGGCTATGAGATCGTGGAAAAGTTTCCGGTGACAGGATATTTTGATAGGGGAGCGGTTTCAAGGGATGAAGAACTTCTAAGAAAAACGTTTGAAGCGGGTAAAAAAATGGCAGAGGCTCTTCATTGA
- a CDS encoding glycosyltransferase family 2 protein has translation MSNELIVGNNTQYQGHIENPHFREVSSQNITVILPAFNEEVSIGSIVLLTKFYSDNVIVVDDGSSDRTAEISRKAGAHVIVHEVNKGKGAALKTGFEAAANLGADIIVTMDSDGQHNPAEIPKLVTPIIDGYAEMVNGSRYLSHKDKNTPIYRRVGQTILDTATNMNSGLRITDSQSGFRAFAASTKNVFRFGAHGMAIESEMLADAGRSGLRIKEVEIGVRYDVDCSTISPVQHGLGVLVMVLKDIEFNKPLYYFTVPGLSLGVGGLYMGAHFLQNFTMGGGLSFGPTMLMVLFIVIGTFMALTGIMLHSVSAVMRESKVT, from the coding sequence TTGAGTAACGAACTGATTGTGGGCAATAATACTCAGTACCAGGGCCATATAGAGAACCCACATTTCAGGGAGGTGTCATCTCAAAATATAACTGTCATCCTTCCAGCTTTTAACGAGGAAGTCTCCATCGGCAGCATAGTCCTTCTTACTAAATTCTATTCCGACAACGTAATCGTAGTCGATGACGGGAGCTCTGACCGCACTGCCGAAATCTCCAGGAAAGCAGGAGCTCACGTGATTGTGCATGAGGTCAATAAAGGCAAAGGAGCAGCCCTCAAAACCGGTTTTGAAGCCGCAGCCAACCTTGGCGCCGATATAATAGTGACAATGGACTCGGACGGTCAGCATAATCCCGCTGAAATTCCCAAACTTGTAACCCCTATTATTGACGGCTACGCTGAAATGGTCAATGGGAGTCGTTACCTTTCCCACAAAGACAAAAACACTCCTATCTACCGCCGTGTCGGCCAGACAATCCTTGATACGGCTACAAATATGAACTCCGGTCTCAGGATCACCGATTCACAAAGCGGTTTCCGCGCTTTTGCCGCTTCTACTAAAAACGTGTTCCGCTTCGGTGCACATGGCATGGCAATAGAAAGCGAAATGCTTGCTGATGCAGGCAGGTCTGGACTGCGGATCAAGGAAGTCGAAATAGGGGTAAGGTATGATGTGGACTGTTCAACCATAAGCCCGGTCCAACATGGTTTAGGCGTCCTTGTCATGGTCTTGAAAGATATCGAGTTCAACAAGCCTCTTTATTACTTTACAGTCCCAGGCCTATCTCTGGGAGTTGGAGGACTCTACATGGGTGCCCATTTTCTGCAAAACTTCACTATGGGAGGAGGCCTATCCTTCGGGCCTACCATGCTTATGGTTCTGTTTATTGTTATAGGGACCTTCATGGCATTGACAGGGATAATGCTGCATTCGGTGTCGGCGGTTATGAGGGAATCGAAGGTGACTTAA
- a CDS encoding glycosyltransferase family 2 protein → MSGKEKFASVVILSYNSKEDLAECIPSLISQTYQDFEIIVVDNASTDASEEFVRINYPEIKVVQTGKNLGYAAGNNAGFEVAEGEYIVIINPDTVADSKWLAELIKPLENDLTIAATTSKILMYYQNDKINACSTINHYTGLTFCRGLNKPACEFDNYQEVGAVAGCSFAIRRDMLKNIDGFDSEFFLYLEDTDLSWRVRFAGGKIMYAPGSIIFHKCKLSIPPWKEFYLERNRYLILLKNFSSRTLLLLLPALIVTEIVTIGHAVLNGPKYIKSKLQAYLWVIKNINEILTKRHKTICKKITTDREFFGLLDWKIPFEQVIKLPMMSKTVDIVFNSFYAFHMKLISRIV, encoded by the coding sequence ATGTCTGGTAAAGAAAAATTTGCAAGTGTTGTTATTCTCTCATATAACAGCAAGGAAGATCTCGCGGAGTGTATTCCCTCTTTAATATCTCAAACATATCAAGACTTTGAAATAATCGTGGTAGATAATGCATCTACGGATGCTAGTGAGGAATTCGTGAGGATTAACTATCCTGAAATAAAGGTGGTTCAGACAGGAAAGAATCTCGGATACGCTGCAGGGAACAATGCAGGATTTGAGGTAGCGGAAGGAGAATACATAGTAATTATAAATCCAGATACGGTTGCAGACTCCAAATGGCTTGCTGAACTAATTAAACCACTTGAAAACGATCTTACAATTGCGGCCACGACTTCAAAGATCCTGATGTATTACCAGAATGACAAAATAAACGCGTGCTCAACTATAAACCACTATACTGGACTTACCTTCTGCAGGGGACTCAATAAGCCTGCATGTGAATTTGATAACTATCAAGAAGTAGGAGCTGTCGCAGGCTGTTCATTTGCAATAAGGCGCGATATGTTAAAAAATATTGATGGATTTGACTCGGAGTTTTTCCTTTATTTGGAAGATACGGATCTTTCCTGGAGAGTACGTTTTGCGGGAGGTAAAATAATGTATGCTCCTGGGTCTATAATATTTCATAAGTGCAAATTATCAATACCTCCATGGAAAGAATTTTACCTTGAAAGAAACCGTTACTTAATTTTATTGAAAAACTTCAGTTCGAGAACATTGTTATTATTATTACCTGCACTTATAGTGACTGAAATCGTTACAATTGGTCATGCTGTTTTAAACGGCCCGAAATACATTAAAAGTAAATTGCAGGCCTATTTATGGGTTATAAAAAATATTAACGAAATTTTGACAAAAAGACACAAAACTATTTGCAAAAAAATAACTACTGATAGGGAGTTTTTTGGGCTTTTGGATTGGAAAATCCCCTTTGAACAGGTCATTAAACTCCCTATGATGAGTAAAACAGTTGATATCGTTTTCAACTCATTTTATGCGTTTCACATGAAACTGATAAGCAGAATTGTCTAA
- the pssD gene encoding PssD/Cps14F family polysaccharide biosynthesis glycosyltransferase, with product MKICLTCSHGGHLTEILQLMDAFEGNDIFFITYEGARSSELTRKYTMKNLGKKPLRFLLSVPKVFGILLREKPDIIISTGSEIAIPVFYAAKVLRIKTMFIESLCRVEEPSLTGKILYPVSDVFLVQWKQLLFKFGRKAQYWGNVL from the coding sequence ATGAAGATCTGCCTTACCTGCTCGCACGGTGGTCATCTTACTGAAATCCTGCAACTTATGGACGCATTCGAAGGTAATGATATCTTTTTTATAACCTATGAAGGAGCCAGGTCCAGCGAACTCACAAGGAAATATACTATGAAAAATCTGGGTAAAAAGCCTTTAAGATTTCTGCTCAGTGTTCCAAAAGTATTTGGCATTCTCCTGCGTGAGAAACCTGATATTATCATTTCAACAGGTTCTGAGATTGCAATCCCTGTTTTTTATGCTGCAAAAGTCCTCCGGATAAAAACCATGTTCATCGAAAGCCTGTGCAGAGTAGAAGAACCTTCTTTAACCGGCAAAATACTCTATCCAGTTTCTGATGTGTTTTTAGTCCAGTGGAAGCAGTTACTCTTCAAATTCGGGAGAAAAGCCCAGTACTGGGGGAATGTGCTTTGA
- the pssE gene encoding PssE/Cps14G family polysaccharide biosynthesis glycosyltransferase: MEAVTLQIREKSPVLGECALIFVTVGSHYQGFDRLVKKMDEIAGKIDEKVIMQIGNTKYKPVNAEYFEFAEYSKIQKLNSDARIIVSHAGVGSILTAFEQKTHLIIFPRLKRYNEVVDDHQLQIAKELAENPNVTVVNDVEGLEEALKIDFSFVEGSNGNRLVPSLKKYIFSIS; encoded by the coding sequence GTGGAAGCAGTTACTCTTCAAATTCGGGAGAAAAGCCCAGTACTGGGGGAATGTGCTTTGATATTTGTAACTGTTGGCAGCCATTATCAGGGTTTTGATAGGCTGGTTAAGAAAATGGATGAGATTGCAGGAAAAATTGATGAAAAAGTAATAATGCAAATTGGAAACACGAAATATAAGCCTGTCAATGCAGAGTACTTTGAATTCGCAGAATATTCAAAGATACAGAAACTTAATTCTGATGCTCGGATTATTGTCAGCCATGCAGGAGTCGGATCGATTCTTACTGCATTTGAACAAAAAACTCACCTTATAATCTTTCCTAGATTAAAAAGATATAATGAAGTCGTAGACGATCATCAATTACAAATCGCAAAGGAATTGGCAGAAAATCCTAATGTTACGGTGGTTAATGATGTAGAGGGTCTGGAAGAGGCTTTAAAAATAGATTTTTCTTTTGTAGAAGGGAGTAACGGGAACAGACTTGTTCCTTCTTTAAAAAAATATATCTTTTCAATTTCTTGA
- a CDS encoding glycosyltransferase family 4 protein, with the protein MRYISGLIIMRICVITSANFPPEEGIGNYIYNMSKELIRKGNQVTIITRGSLRKTYREDFDGIALYKVPFIFAYPFHVHIHGFFVNKLLKSIEQDFDLIHIHTPLPPIIKSHIPIVVTVHSPMINGAKAIDITDLFSLATKFQAKYISYPLEKKLLRYAGLISTVSINVSKELEEYGFNSENITVIYNGVDENLFSPVVKNCGEKYILYTGRISYGKGLVELVECAKEICMCRGDIRFILAGDGPLLSDFKERVKDFNLEDRIEFLGHVNRNEIVKLYQNAHLFVFPSYYEGLPGSLLEAMSCKLPIVATKVPGNIELIENNVNGILVPSKDSNALKEAVLTMLDDAEMRLRLGEKARDTIIKNGFTWNSVSNNILQCYHSVQKIGN; encoded by the coding sequence TTGAGATACATTTCTGGTTTGATTATTATGAGAATATGTGTAATTACTTCAGCAAATTTTCCCCCTGAAGAAGGAATTGGTAATTATATATATAATATGTCAAAAGAACTTATCCGAAAGGGGAATCAAGTCACCATCATAACAAGGGGTAGCTTACGTAAAACTTATAGAGAAGACTTTGATGGTATTGCACTATATAAAGTACCTTTTATATTCGCATATCCTTTTCATGTTCATATTCATGGATTTTTTGTGAATAAATTATTGAAATCAATTGAGCAAGATTTTGATTTGATTCATATTCACACTCCTTTACCTCCAATAATAAAATCTCATATTCCAATAGTAGTAACAGTCCATTCTCCTATGATTAATGGTGCAAAAGCCATAGATATTACAGACTTATTTTCTCTTGCAACTAAATTTCAGGCAAAATATATTAGTTATCCATTAGAAAAAAAATTACTAAGATATGCAGGCCTGATCTCTACAGTCTCAATAAATGTATCCAAAGAACTTGAAGAATATGGATTTAATTCTGAAAATATTACAGTTATATATAATGGAGTTGATGAAAATTTATTTTCACCAGTTGTTAAAAATTGTGGTGAGAAGTATATACTCTATACGGGAAGAATTAGTTATGGTAAAGGTTTGGTAGAGTTAGTTGAATGTGCAAAAGAAATATGTATGTGCAGGGGTGATATACGCTTCATTTTAGCTGGGGATGGGCCTTTACTTTCGGATTTTAAAGAACGAGTTAAAGATTTTAATCTTGAAGATCGCATAGAATTTTTGGGGCATGTAAATCGAAACGAAATAGTAAAGCTTTATCAAAATGCACATTTATTCGTTTTTCCATCGTACTATGAAGGATTGCCAGGTTCTCTTCTTGAAGCAATGTCCTGTAAACTTCCAATTGTAGCTACAAAAGTACCTGGAAATATCGAACTTATAGAAAATAACGTAAATGGAATTTTAGTTCCCTCTAAAGATTCAAATGCATTGAAGGAAGCTGTATTGACAATGCTTGATGATGCAGAGATGAGACTGAGGCTAGGCGAAAAGGCGAGAGATACTATAATCAAAAATGGTTTTACTTGGAATTCAGTTTCAAATAATATCTTACAATGCTATCATTCTGTACAGAAAATTGGGAATTAA
- a CDS encoding acyltransferase: protein MKSKVINYLKSLEKYTALIFYYSIARHLPPSDEPQSLKLSKPIRGFLASKIFDECGVGVNLEKGAYIADGKFIRVGNYSGIGINSLVQRNVSIGNDVMMGRDVIIMTTSHETSDASIPMRYQGGKEVSPVIIGDDVWIGSRVIILPGVRIGTGSIIGAGAVVTRDVEPYSVVGGTPAKIIKKRK, encoded by the coding sequence TTGAAATCAAAAGTAATCAATTATCTAAAATCTCTTGAAAAGTATACTGCCCTTATATTCTATTATTCAATTGCTCGACATCTCCCTCCTTCAGATGAGCCACAATCTTTAAAGTTATCAAAACCAATTAGGGGATTTTTAGCTTCCAAAATTTTTGATGAATGTGGGGTTGGTGTCAATCTTGAAAAAGGAGCTTACATTGCAGATGGTAAATTTATTCGAGTAGGAAATTATTCCGGCATTGGTATAAACTCTCTTGTTCAGAGAAATGTGAGTATAGGAAATGATGTTATGATGGGAAGAGATGTCATTATAATGACCACCAGTCATGAAACTTCAGATGCATCAATTCCTATGAGATACCAAGGTGGAAAAGAGGTTTCTCCTGTCATTATAGGCGATGATGTTTGGATTGGAAGTAGAGTTATAATATTACCAGGAGTAAGGATTGGAACTGGTTCAATAATTGGTGCTGGAGCAGTTGTTACTCGAGATGTAGAGCCATATTCTGTAGTAGGGGGAACCCCCGCAAAGATAATAAAAAAAAGGAAGTAG
- a CDS encoding glycosyltransferase family 4 protein has product MKVCVVCYGLREQNIRLQPWRYISEIAYGLFNKNLDVMIITDGFSERHYINGIPIIHMRKLREFPFQQNKELVSLIKSEKPDIILWSVSALDYLYLNIFKQIHVPIIGIFTGPIYRLSDISRIGSREIVNNIRFLFVHIVYASLPPFFIRNVVNSPQLNKIFVMSRKNKEIITDIGGNQNKVVHIPVGIDEYDFEQSEEYSSIISKYDLDERSFNILYFGSPLSIRGIDSLIKAVSKIKNEYSHVKLLILSRRRENELSREELATQDLILKLGLEKNVQIISGFLDRDEVKNFIVFSDLIALPFKIVPSDVPTSILESMALGKTVISTEVDGIPELLEDGRGFVVKPNNEEDLAEKIVFSIKTRGLTKSMGKKAASYMQTYPRWHEVSEAVISEITEISNKRYLNEVVL; this is encoded by the coding sequence ATGAAAGTCTGTGTCGTATGTTATGGATTAAGAGAACAAAATATTCGGCTTCAGCCCTGGAGATATATTTCAGAAATTGCATATGGTCTTTTTAATAAAAATTTAGATGTTATGATAATAACTGATGGTTTTTCCGAAAGGCATTATATTAACGGTATTCCTATAATTCATATGAGAAAACTCAGGGAGTTTCCTTTTCAACAGAATAAGGAATTAGTTTCTCTGATTAAATCCGAAAAACCAGACATAATTTTATGGTCAGTTAGTGCTCTTGATTATCTCTATTTAAATATATTCAAACAAATACACGTACCCATAATTGGAATTTTTACAGGACCGATTTACAGACTTTCGGATATATCAAGAATTGGATCTCGGGAGATAGTGAACAACATAAGGTTTTTATTTGTACACATTGTTTATGCTTCCCTTCCTCCTTTTTTTATTCGTAATGTTGTAAACTCCCCGCAACTCAATAAAATCTTTGTTATGAGCCGCAAAAACAAAGAAATAATTACGGACATAGGTGGAAATCAAAACAAGGTTGTTCATATTCCAGTTGGTATTGATGAATATGATTTTGAACAATCTGAAGAGTATAGTTCAATTATCAGTAAATATGATCTTGACGAAAGATCATTTAATATTCTTTATTTCGGATCTCCCCTTAGCATAAGAGGTATAGATTCTCTCATTAAAGCTGTTTCAAAAATAAAAAATGAATATTCTCATGTTAAACTTCTAATCCTTTCCAGACGCAGAGAGAATGAACTAAGCCGTGAAGAGCTGGCTACTCAGGATTTGATTCTGAAGCTGGGCCTAGAAAAAAACGTTCAGATCATTTCCGGTTTTCTTGACAGAGATGAAGTGAAGAACTTTATCGTTTTTTCCGACTTAATTGCCTTACCTTTTAAAATAGTTCCCTCTGATGTTCCAACAAGTATTCTCGAATCAATGGCTCTGGGAAAAACTGTAATTTCCACAGAAGTTGATGGTATCCCTGAACTACTTGAGGATGGCAGAGGTTTTGTCGTAAAACCAAATAACGAAGAAGATCTCGCTGAAAAAATCGTTTTTTCAATTAAAACTCGAGGTCTAACAAAAAGCATGGGTAAAAAAGCTGCATCGTATATGCAAACATATCCGAGATGGCATGAAGTCTCAGAAGCTGTGATATCCGAAATTACGGAAATTTCCAATAAAAGATACCTGAACGAGGTGGTTCTGTGA